Proteins encoded in a region of the Podospora pseudopauciseta strain CBS 411.78 chromosome 6, whole genome shotgun sequence genome:
- a CDS encoding hypothetical protein (EggNog:ENOG503P830; COG:S): MLALREATVADSPRIGVIGRDSFGPTLSRILFPAHLHHLARTDAATEEAEWRAARNTRRIKDGKKTYVVVDKLEDGSEQIVGYAQWETPDSLPPTAKPQTASETEVDVLPPSLDQDALKEIFGLMEVVTEQTLGKEGHSQMWYLMILGVDPTQKRRGIGKMLVKHGLEQAAREKRDAFLIATPEGKYLYSLLGFEQVGEEIALGDVAHYAMLWKRPREEGEEVLN, encoded by the exons ATGCTGGCCCTCCGTGAAGCCACCGTCGCCGATTCCCCGCGCATCGGCGTCATCGGCCGCGACTCGTTCGGGCCCACCCTCTCCCGGATTTTATTCCCGGCGCACTTGCACCACCTCGCCCGCACCGATGCTGCAACGGAGGAGGCCGAGTGGAGGGCTGCCCGCAACACCAGGCGGATCAAGGACGGCAAGAAAACCTATGTTGTTGTCGACAAGCTGGAAGATGGCAGTGAGCAGATTGTGGGATATGCCCAGTGGGAGACCCCAGACTCCCTCCCACCGACAGCCAAACCCCAGACTGCAAGCGAAACAGAGGTTGACGTGCTGCCGCCTTCGCTGGACCAGGATGCTCTGAAAGAAATCTTCGGGCTcatggaggtggtgactgAGCAAACACTGGGGAAAGAAGGGCACAGCCAGATGTGGT ACTTGATGATTCTCGGCGTGGATCCCACTCAAAAGCGCAGAGGAATTGGCAAGATGCTGGTGAAGCATGGCCTGGAGCAGGCCGCCAGGGAGAAGCGAGACGCCTTCCTGATTGCTACCCCCGAGGGCAAGTATCTCTACTCACTGCTCGGGTTTGAGCAAGTCGGGGAAGAGATCGCCCTGGGTGACGTGGCGCATTACGCGATGCTCTGGAAGAGGCCGcgcgaggagggtgaggaggtgttgaaCTGA